A window of Zingiber officinale cultivar Zhangliang chromosome 5A, Zo_v1.1, whole genome shotgun sequence contains these coding sequences:
- the LOC121979601 gene encoding probable methyltransferase At1g29790 yields the protein MRVCASLPPLSSSMDYHRRRFSFSSLLYLLLLLFSNLFTFLLFSSSYSSSSSCSPCLPCSSSSSLSPPPSNVALPPEFVAFTSAQTLPFGHNRNMGSDTIYPPGGLACPLFPDDLAAFMSYPVNGSCPDDEPLSQRLLLRGCEPLPRRRCRPAAPSDPAPPLPFPASLWSLPPDRSIHWSPYSCKSFACLLNRRHSPSFDDCKDCFDILDGSRERGRWVKPSGNNPLDFSIDEVLAAADPLGSIRIGLDIGGGSGTFAVRMREHNVTVVSSTINLNGPFSSFMAARGVVPLYLSVSQRLPFFDNTLDLVHSMHVLSNWIPTTLLHFIFFDVYRVLRPGGLFWLDHFFFAEPQMAAYVSLIDSVGFGRVKWEVGRKLDRGTELGEMYLSALLQKPLKNSW from the coding sequence ATGCGAGTTTGTGCATCACTACCGCCTCTTTCATCTTCCATGGACTACCACCGCCGTCGCTTCTCATTCTCTAGCCTTCTCTATCTATTACTGCTCCTCTTCTCCAACCTCTTcaccttcctcctcttctcctcctcctattcttcttcttcttcttgttctccatGCCTtccctgttcttcttcttcttccctttctcctCCTCCTAGCAATGTCGCTCTTCCACCGGAGTTCGTGGCCTTCACCTCCGCCCAGACACTCCCCTTCGGCCATAATCGCAACATGGGCTCCGACACGATCTATCCCCCGGGGGGTCTCGCCTGTCCTCTCTTCCCTGACGACCTCGCCGCCTTCATGTCGTACCCCGTCAACGGCTCCTGCCCCGATGACGAGCCCCTCTCCCAGCGCCTCCTTCTCCGAGGCTGCGAACCCCTCCCGCGCCGCCGCTGCCGCCCTGCCGCTCCGTCAGACCCCGCCCCTCCCCTTCCCTTCCCCGCCTCCCTCTGGTCCCTCCCTCCTGACCGATCCATCCACTGGTCCCCCTACTCCTGCAAGTCCTTTGCCTGCCTCCTCAACCGCAGGCACTCCCCCTCCTTCGACGACTGCAAGGACTGCTTCGACATCCTCGACGGCAGCCGCGAGCGCGGTCGCTGGGTGAAACCCTCCGGCAACAACCCCCTCGATTTCTCCATCGACGAGGTGCTCGCGGCCGCCGATCCGCTCGGGTCCATCCGGATAGGCCTCGATATCGGCGGCGGATCAGGGACCTTCGCGGTGCGGATGCGGGAGCACAACGTCACGGTGGTGTCGTCCACCATAAACCTGAACGGTCCCTTCAGCAGCTTCATGGCAGCGAGGGGGGTGGTGCCGCTGTATCTCAGCGTCTCGCAGAGGTTGCCCTTCTTTGACAACACGCTCGATCTGGTGCACTCGATGCACGTGCTCAGCAATTGGATCCCCACCACACTGCTccacttcatcttcttcgacgTATACAGGGTGCTGCGCCCCGGCGGCCTCTTCTGGCTCGACCACTTCTTCTTCGCGGAGCCGCAGATGGCAGCGTACGTGTCACTCATCGACAGCGTGGGGTTCGGCAGAGTGAAGTGGGAGGTGGGGCGGAAGCTGGACCGTGGGACTGAGCTGGGCGAGATGTACCTCTCCGCCCTCCTCCAGAAACCCCTCAAGAACTCCTGGTAA